The proteins below come from a single Rosa rugosa chromosome 2, drRosRugo1.1, whole genome shotgun sequence genomic window:
- the LOC133732309 gene encoding double-stranded RNA-binding protein 2: MYKNQLQELAQRSCFNLPSYTCIREGPDHAPRFKATVNFNGEIFESPHYCNTLRQAEHSAAEVALNYLSNRGPSHSLAARILDETGVYKNLLQEIAQRVGAPLPQYTTFRSGLGHLPVFTGTVELAGITFTGDPAKNKKQAEKNAAMAAWSSLKQLAKETASSSSEHENNDELEQITIARALLNYRLKEKMSMANPTAPILFPKKFPAQNPRPTSPQPPSAMTSKILPLICQKQAPRSRFQSNATIESLVPTSHSSPVESRWTRPQRFPAAGAAPYVPIRQMRTPCHRMAPPVTIRTSVPVFSAPPLPPPPGLHRQGMCVPPVRVAPPVTMRQAVPVFAAPPVRRDDPKKDDLPTSRKEDPPIILKEASPAVIASPLPNKSIAQVVEKTGSASANDLQESKTVQALEQLQI, translated from the exons ATGTACAAGAACCAGCTGCAAGAGCTGGCCCAAAGGAGCTGCTTCAATTTGCCTTCCTACACGTGCATTCGGGAAGGTCCCGACCACGCGCCACGCTTCAAGGCCACCGTCAACTTTAACGGCGAGATCTTCGAGAGCCCTCACTACTGCAACACTCTCCGTCAGGCCGAGCACTCCGCCGCCGAGGTCGCCCTCAACTACCTCTCCAACCGCGGCCCCTCTCACTCCCTCGCCGCTAGGATACTG GATGAGACGGGGGTTTACAAGAACCTCTTGCAGGAAATTGCTCAAAGAGTTGGAGCTCCATTGCCGCAGTACACAACATTCAGGTCTGGCCTTGGGCACCTACCTGTTTTTACCGGGACAGTTGAATTGGCTGGAATCACATTCACAGGCGACCCAGCCAAGAACAAAAAACAAGCAGAGAAGAATGCTGCAATGGCAGCTTGGTCATCTCTGAAACAAT TGGCAAAAGAAACGGCAAGTTCTTCATCTGAACATGAGAATAACGATGAGCTGGAACAGATCACAATAGCACGGGCCTTGCTCAATTATCGGTTGAAGGAGAAAATGTCAATGGCGAACCCCACTGCTCCTATACTGTTTCCAAAGAAGTTTCCAGCTCAGAACCCCAGACCTACGAGTCCACAGCCTCCATCTGCTATGACCTCAAAAATACTCCCCCTAATTTGTCAAAAGCAAGCACCTCGTAGCAGATTCCAATCGAATGCTACAATTGAAAGTCTTGTACCAACCTCACATTCTTCTCCAGTGGAAAGTCGATGGACGCGTCCACAGAGATTccctgctgcaggagcagcTCCTTATGTCCCCATCCGACAGATGAGGACTCCTTGCCATAGGATGGCACCACCAGTGACTATAAGGACATCAGTGCCCGTGTTCTCTGCACCACCCCTTCCACCACCTCCTGGATTGCACCGCCAGGGAATGTGTGTACCACCCGTACGAGTGGCTCCACCGGTCACTATGAGGCAAGCTGTGCCTGTATTTGCTGCTCCACCGGTGAGAAGAGATGATCCAAAAAAGGATGATCTTCCAACCAGTCGAAAAGAAGATCCTCCAATCATCCTGAAAGAAGCTTCTCCTGCTGTTATTGCCTCTCCCCTTCCGAATAAATCAATAGCTCAAGTAGTGGAAAAAACTGGAAGCGCATCTGCAAACGATTTGCAGGAATCCAAGACAGTGCAAGCCTTGGAACAACTACAAATTTGA